The sequence AAAAGCACAACAGACTTTCGAGAAACGGCTGGAACGGGTCCGTGAGATCACGGCTCTGCTTGAAAGCGGGGACCTGCCCCTGGAGCAAGGCGTGAAGCTTTTTCAGGAAGGGGTGGCTCTCTCCAAAGAATGCGCGGCGGAACTGGAACAGGCCCGCATCA is a genomic window of Desulfomicrobium baculatum DSM 4028 containing:
- the xseB gene encoding exodeoxyribonuclease VII small subunit, producing MAKAQQTFEKRLERVREITALLESGDLPLEQGVKLFQEGVALSKECAAELEQARIIVESAGQESSAQNGMAPGDEA